A portion of the Colius striatus isolate bColStr4 chromosome 1, bColStr4.1.hap1, whole genome shotgun sequence genome contains these proteins:
- the LOC133629620 gene encoding LOW QUALITY PROTEIN: sodium-dependent proline transporter-like (The sequence of the model RefSeq protein was modified relative to this genomic sequence to represent the inferred CDS: deleted 1 base in 1 codon) yields MAATVTATPRDCASSGTARRVSRLSDGPWPTRDATPLAQKPVGARWPVRQPAHGTRDNAPPAPRCCGRSLGLSRLRGARDVPGSSRCRRSAPGRSCARRWERSLPVAAPPGPCRLGSAGMPRPRRPSPPPAPAPAAPTEPTLNIFQTEGLTNAPPSQLWPGPQPQPEVLSPSLPRQSWALRSELVLRCLSSCAGLGHVWRFPYLCYRHGGGVFLIPYFIMLLVMGLPLFLMELSLGQFGAAGPIAVWKCFPLLRGIGVAMLTVCCLVSLYYNLIVAWALFYLGSSFQSPLPWSCDAPWNKDLCQDPAGNISQVSASASELFWTEQVLGVTHSSGLGDPGRVQWPLALCLLAAWTLVFLCVLKGIHSSGKVMYVTATFPYLLLLILLIRGATLDGSLPGVRFFLTSDWGRLQSAQVWSDAASQVFFSLGIGFGGLLSTASCKKFDNNVVRATLLMAVGSSCSSLLAGFATFSALGHVAHSKRVPVGSVVRSGPGLVFVAYPAALALLPGSPFWSILFFLMLLVLGVDTMFRNVEGITTAILDEFPALCGWRKKTALLGALCICFYLLGLLLVTQGGIFWVTLIDTYSTGFGLVIVALFMCLGIAFCYGLNRLCQDVVATLCGCPRWCSRVLGGFRLCWAFLTPCLLLFTLIYTCLEMWREPLSYGTYRYPAWGTSLGICMGLLVCLHVPLGAALALSRQSGTLRDRFQKATQPQGSWGAPSAQDVAAAIDVPFTISLAGSDCGAEPCGHSRI; encoded by the exons ATGGCGGCGACTGTAACCGCAACGCCCAGAGACTGCGCTTCGAGCGGCACGGCGAGGCGGGTCTCACGGCTCTCTGATGGCCCCTGGCCGACGCGGGACGCCACTCCCCTGGCGCAGAAGCCCGTAGGGGCGCGGTGGCCTGTGCGGCAGCCAGCCCACGGCACCCGGGACAACGCTCCC CCAGCCCCGCGCTGCTGCGGGCgctccctggggctgagccGTTTGCGGGGGGCTCGGGACGTCCCGGGGAGCAGCCGGTGCCGCCGCAGCGCCCCGGGGCGGAGCTGTGCCCGGCGCTGGGAGCGGAGCCTGCCCGTGGCTGCGCCGCCCGGTCCGTGCCGCCTCGGCTCAGCGGGGATGCCGCGTCCCCGCCGCCCGTCCCCGCCGccagccccggcccccgccgcgcccACCGAGCCCACG CTCAACATCTTCCAGACAGAGGGTCTGACCAATGCCCCTCCCAGCCAGCTCTGGCCaggcccccagccccagccagagGTGCTGTCCCCCAGCCTGCCCCGGCAGAGCTGGGCACTCAGGTCTGAGCTGGTGCTGCGCTGCCTGAGCTCCTGCGCGGGGCTGGGGCACGTCTGGCGCTTCCCCTACCTGTGCTACCGCCACGGAGGAG GTGTGTTCCTCATCCCCTACTTCATCATGCTGCTGGTCATGGGGCTGCCCCTGTTCCTGATGGAGCTGAGCCTGGGGCAGTTTGGGGCTGCAGGGCCCATCGCTGTCTGGAAGTGCTTCCCGCTGCTGAGAG GCATCGGCGTGGCGATGCTCACCGTGTGCTGCCTCGTGTCCCTCTACTACAACCTCATCGTTGCCTGGGCTCTCTTCTACCTGGGCTCCTCCTTCCAGAGCCCCCTGCCCTGGTCCTGTGATGCCCCCTGGAACAAGGACCTCTGCCAG GACCCTGCAGGGAACATCAGCCAGGTCAGCGCCAGCGCCAGCGAGCTTTTCTGGAC CGAGCAGGTGCTGGGGGTGACGCACAGCTCCGGCCTCGGGGACCCTGGCCGGGTGCAGTGGCCCCTCGCCCTCTGCCTGCTGGCGGCCTGGACCCTCGTCTTCCTCTGTGTGCTGAAGGGCATCCACAGCTCAGGCAAG GTGATGTACGTCACAGCCACCTTCCCCTACCTGctgctcctcatcctcctcatccGA GGGGCCACGCTGGACGGGTCCCTGCCCGGCGTCCGCTTCTTCCTGACCTCGGACTGGGGCCGGCTGCAGAGCGCACAG gtGTGGAGTGATGCAGCCTCACAGGTCTTCTTCTCCCTGGGCATTGGCTTTGGGGGGCTGCTCTCCACGGCCTCCTGCAAAAAGTTTGACAACAACGTGGTGCG GGCCACGCTGCTCATGGCcgttggcagcagctgcagcagcctcctcgCCGGCTTTGCCACGTTCTCGGCGCTGGGGCACGTGGCTCACAGCAAACGCGTCCCCGTGGGCAGCGTCGTCCGCTCAG GCCCTGGGCTGGTGTTCGTGGCGTACCCTGcggccctggccctgctgccaggcTCCCCGTTCTGGTCCATCCTCTTCTTCCTGATGCTCTTGGTGCTGGGAGTGGACACCATG TTCAGGAACGTGGAGGGCATCACCACAGCCATCCTGGATGAGTTCCCGGCCCTGTGTGGCTGGAGGAAGAAGACAGCCTTGCTGGGTGCCCTCTGCATCTGCTTCtacctgctggggctgctgctggtcaCCCAG GGAGGGATCTTCTGGGTCACCCTCATCGACACCTACAGCACCGGCTTTGGGCTGGTCATCGTCGCCCTCTTCATGTGCCTCGGCATCGCCTTCTGCTACG GCCTGAACCGGCTGTGCCAGGACGTGGTGGCCACGCTGTGCGGGTGCCCGCGCTGGTGCAGCCGCGTGCTGGGCGGCTTCAGGCTGTGCTGGGCCTTCCTCacgccctgcctgctgctg TTCACGCTCATCTACACGTGCCTGGAGATGTGGCGAGAGCCCCTGAGCTACGGCACCTACCGGTACCCGGCCTGGGGCACCAGCCTGGGCATCTGCATGGGGCTGCTCGTCTGCCTGCACGTCCCGCTCGGGGCTGCGCTGGCGCTGAGCCGCCAGTCGGGGACGCTGAGAGAC CGTTTCCAGAAAGccacccagccccagggctcgtGGGGAGCCCCCTCAGCACAGGACGTGGCCGCTGCCATCGATGTGCCCTTCACCATCAGCCTGGCGGGCAGCGACTGCGGCGCCGAGCCCTGCGGCCACAGCCGGATCTga